In Marinomonas posidonica IVIA-Po-181, a single window of DNA contains:
- a CDS encoding Na+/H+ antiporter subunit G, producing the protein MPLYLEIIVCVCLLIGGFFLLLGSYGLARLPDIYMRLHSPTKASTLGITGVLVASMIYQSYSKGFLSIQEFLITLFLLITAPVAANMIAKTALHHRTKALEKTKGQELMASIRERHAPNSIQDAD; encoded by the coding sequence ATGCCACTTTATCTCGAAATTATTGTTTGTGTGTGTCTGCTGATCGGCGGTTTTTTCCTCTTGCTAGGCTCTTATGGACTAGCACGCTTACCTGACATCTATATGCGTTTGCACAGCCCGACTAAAGCGTCGACTCTGGGCATCACTGGTGTGTTAGTCGCGTCCATGATCTACCAAAGCTACTCAAAAGGCTTTTTATCCATTCAAGAGTTTTTGATCACCTTGTTCTTGCTCATTACCGCACCCGTTGCAGCAAATATGATTGCCAAAACCGCTCTGCATCATAGAACCAAAGCCCTTGAGAAAACCAAGGGACAAGAACTGATGGCCAGTATTCGAGAAAGGCATGCGCCTAACTCAATACAAGACGCTGATTAA
- a CDS encoding K+/H+ antiporter subunit F, translating into MLTYTITIVAVCICIALILNLWRLMVGPTVSDRILALDTMYINAIALILLYGIYANTALYFEAALLIAMLGFVSTAALCKYLLRGDIIE; encoded by the coding sequence ATGCTAACTTATACCATCACCATTGTTGCTGTTTGCATCTGCATTGCCTTGATTCTGAATCTATGGCGCTTAATGGTAGGACCCACTGTGTCTGATCGCATTCTGGCTCTCGATACCATGTACATTAATGCCATTGCTTTGATTCTCTTGTATGGCATTTACGCTAATACGGCTTTGTATTTTGAAGCCGCTTTGCTGATTGCCATGCTCGGTTTTGTAAGCACAGCAGCACTTTGTAAGTACTTACTTCGCGGCGACATTATTGAATAG
- a CDS encoding Na+/H+ antiporter subunit E has product MKLLPMPFHTVLLFVVWLLLNNTMSAGHIVLALFFALAIPLLVNGMRDEHPKIQKPWKAFCYVLMVMKDIVVANIEVALWIIGPVKKLQPGFIAVPINIQSELGITILASTVSLTPGTVSAEVSEDKQWLYIHALHLDSENELIETVKQRYEKPIKEIFGC; this is encoded by the coding sequence ATGAAACTTCTGCCTATGCCATTCCATACTGTCCTTTTGTTTGTCGTATGGTTACTGCTAAATAACACCATGAGTGCCGGACACATAGTGCTGGCGTTATTTTTCGCCCTTGCCATCCCATTGTTGGTTAATGGCATGCGTGACGAACACCCAAAAATCCAGAAGCCTTGGAAAGCCTTTTGTTACGTGCTAATGGTGATGAAAGACATAGTGGTAGCAAACATCGAAGTGGCGCTGTGGATCATTGGCCCAGTCAAAAAGCTGCAGCCTGGCTTTATTGCTGTGCCCATTAACATTCAATCTGAGCTTGGCATTACCATTCTGGCCAGTACTGTCTCATTAACGCCTGGCACCGTCAGTGCTGAGGTGTCAGAAGACAAACAATGGCTGTATATTCATGCGTTACATCTGGACAGCGAAAACGAATTGATTGAAACCGTTAAACAGCGTTATGAAAAACCAATCAAGGAGATATTTGGATGCTAA
- a CDS encoding monovalent cation/H+ antiporter subunit D, with translation MQHLSIFPILIPLLFGAIMLLPPISRDITSQRISSVIGTLFLLICSALLLFQIDTSGTQLYALGGWQAPFGIVLVADRVSSLLVLLTSFLGFAVMLYAIAGKDKGGAYFHPLFMFQLMGINGAFLTGDIFNLFVFFEVLLIASYALLIHAGGKQKTQATVHYVILNLVGSSLFLFGLGILYGTLGTLNMADMAIKVGQLQGEDATLAKTGALLLLVVFGLKAAMLPMHFWLPKTYASASAPVAALFAIMTKVGLYSIFRVYTVIFGEHAGELENIATPWLWPLALLTITIGSIGVLASPSVRTLSANLVIVSSGSLLACAAINSVEATSAALYYMVHSTLASAALFLLADLITRQRGQAEDRFVKSRMFTQPKLIGFAFAIVALSLVGMPPFSGFVGKVMILQATQSSVQTMWVWPLILIGSLGALVTFSRAGTTLFWRHSGSTSNDAEPASKSEIAAIALLLLAAPILVIFGGAITEYTLQAATSLHDIQSSAYDLIPGVSR, from the coding sequence ATGCAGCATTTGAGCATTTTTCCCATTTTAATCCCGCTGTTGTTTGGCGCGATTATGTTGCTACCACCGATTTCAAGAGACATTACCTCTCAACGAATCAGCTCAGTCATTGGTACGTTGTTTTTATTGATTTGTTCGGCGTTACTGCTGTTTCAAATTGATACCTCTGGCACCCAACTTTATGCCTTGGGTGGCTGGCAAGCTCCTTTTGGCATTGTTTTAGTCGCCGATCGAGTATCCAGTTTGCTGGTATTACTCACTTCCTTCCTTGGTTTTGCTGTCATGCTTTATGCCATAGCAGGAAAAGACAAAGGCGGTGCCTACTTTCATCCTTTGTTTATGTTCCAGTTGATGGGCATCAATGGCGCCTTTCTAACCGGCGATATTTTTAACCTGTTTGTGTTCTTTGAAGTCCTACTGATCGCCTCCTATGCGTTATTAATTCATGCCGGTGGTAAGCAAAAAACACAAGCAACCGTGCATTACGTGATCCTGAATTTGGTCGGCTCTAGCTTGTTCTTGTTTGGCTTAGGCATACTCTACGGCACGCTAGGCACCTTAAATATGGCAGACATGGCAATCAAAGTCGGTCAGTTACAAGGCGAAGATGCAACGCTCGCGAAAACAGGCGCATTGCTCCTATTGGTCGTATTTGGTTTAAAAGCCGCCATGTTGCCCATGCACTTCTGGCTACCGAAAACCTACGCCAGTGCCTCAGCCCCTGTCGCGGCCTTATTTGCCATTATGACGAAAGTTGGCCTTTACAGTATTTTTCGAGTGTATACCGTGATTTTCGGCGAGCACGCAGGTGAGCTGGAAAACATTGCCACACCTTGGCTCTGGCCACTGGCGTTGCTCACCATCACCATTGGCAGCATTGGTGTATTAGCCAGCCCAAGTGTCAGAACCCTCAGTGCCAATCTGGTGATTGTATCCAGTGGTAGCTTACTCGCATGCGCAGCGATCAATTCCGTTGAAGCCACTTCAGCGGCGCTGTATTACATGGTACACAGTACTTTAGCCTCAGCCGCTTTGTTCTTATTAGCCGATCTGATTACGCGTCAAAGAGGCCAAGCAGAAGACAGGTTCGTCAAATCTCGAATGTTTACTCAGCCAAAGCTCATAGGCTTTGCCTTTGCCATCGTTGCCTTGAGTTTGGTCGGCATGCCACCTTTCTCCGGCTTTGTTGGAAAGGTTATGATTTTGCAGGCGACTCAATCCTCCGTACAAACCATGTGGGTGTGGCCATTAATTCTAATTGGCAGCTTAGGCGCTTTGGTGACTTTCTCCCGCGCTGGCACGACTTTGTTCTGGCGGCATAGCGGTTCAACGTCGAACGATGCCGAGCCGGCGTCAAAAAGTGAAATTGCCGCCATAGCACTACTCTTATTAGCGGCACCCATCCTAGTGATCTTTGGTGGTGCGATAACAGAATACACCTTGCAAGCAGCGACCTCTTTGCATGATATTCAATCGTCAGCCTACGACTTAATTCCGGGGGTTAGCCGATGA
- a CDS encoding Na+/H+ antiporter subunit C has product MEGLYAFCVGLLTACGIFLTLRGRSFSVVIGLTLLSYAVNLFLFASGRLKLNAAAVLGESEQYSDPLPQALVLTAIVIGFAMTAFAVILAMRARADLGNDHVDGNLPKLPNEVSNKSSGGNK; this is encoded by the coding sequence ATGGAAGGTCTGTACGCATTTTGTGTCGGCTTGCTCACAGCTTGCGGCATATTCTTAACCTTACGTGGTCGCAGTTTTTCGGTAGTCATTGGTTTGACTTTGTTGTCTTATGCCGTGAATTTATTTTTGTTCGCCAGCGGTCGTTTAAAATTAAACGCGGCAGCCGTTTTGGGCGAATCCGAACAATACAGTGATCCGCTACCACAAGCCCTAGTACTGACCGCCATTGTTATTGGGTTCGCTATGACGGCCTTCGCGGTTATCCTCGCCATGCGTGCTCGCGCCGACTTGGGCAATGATCATGTGGATGGCAACTTACCCAAACTACCAAATGAAGTGTCGAATAAGTCGTCTGGAGGCAATAAATAA
- a CDS encoding monovalent cation/H+ antiporter subunit A — translation MSSLIWLPFLPLLGTLVPLLTARYSRTACAFLTAALPALTLLLVLSYAGDIFQGERFQAELPWIPVIGLNLSFRLDGLALLFAILILGIGLLVILYARYYLSAKDSIGKFYAYLILFMFAMLGVVLSNNLIQIWFFWELTSISSFLLISFWGHKTEARKGARMALTVTGAGGLALLAGLLILGNTVDSFNLQDILDSGDFIKASANYPIIVVLILIGAFTKSAQFPFHFWLPNAMAAPTPVSAYLHSATMVKAGIFLMARFYPALADTNLWFLIVSLTGLATFLVGAYIALFQHDLKGLLANSTISHLGLITLLLGMGTDLAAVAAIFHIINHATFKASLFMAAGIIDHESGSRDMRQLNGLWKYMPYTATLAMVASASMAGVPLLNGFLSKEMFFTETLHQGSLGSLSWFIPILATLGGVFAVAYSTRFIHDVFFNGEPINLPKTPHEPPRYMRVPVEILVALCLLVGIFPSLVVGELLYAAASAALNTPAPEYSLAIWHGFNFPLLMSVVALLGGLYMYYNRTHLFKFQAQFPANDPKLIFESIVQYITNKAKSIISVTENGSLQRYIFFTLAFAVVMTASSLMKLNTTAGQRPEIPVDALSITCAVLLTISALATVIWHRRRLVALLTLSVVGLIVSLAFAQFSAPDLALTQLSVEVVTVILLILALFFLPQKTPKESSPRRVVRDLGLASLIGGVVGTISYALMTRPLDTISTFFTANSKTGGGGTNVVNVILVDFRGFDTLGEITVLGIAALGIYKLVARMKLFMPSSDDNGMAWSTDRHPILLAVISQSLLPLALLVSAYIFLRGHNLPGGGFIAGLITSVAIIQQYVAHGVVWIKTRIKLDYQVMIGSGIGLATLSGIGSWVFGHTFLSTWFDYFYLPLIGKFELASAMIFDLGVYLTVVGATMLILANLGQLTTSERPILKEHD, via the coding sequence TTGAGTTCATTGATCTGGCTACCGTTTCTCCCTTTATTAGGGACACTGGTTCCTCTTCTTACTGCTCGTTATAGTCGAACAGCTTGTGCTTTTTTGACTGCAGCACTCCCAGCCTTAACCTTATTACTTGTGCTGTCTTATGCCGGTGACATTTTTCAAGGAGAACGCTTCCAAGCTGAATTACCTTGGATACCCGTCATCGGTCTAAACCTTTCATTCCGACTAGACGGATTAGCCCTCCTGTTTGCTATTTTGATTCTTGGAATCGGCTTATTGGTCATCCTATACGCTCGTTATTATCTTTCGGCGAAAGATTCAATCGGCAAGTTTTATGCTTATCTGATCCTCTTTATGTTCGCCATGCTCGGTGTGGTGTTATCCAATAACTTGATCCAGATCTGGTTTTTTTGGGAATTGACCAGTATCAGCTCTTTCTTGTTAATCAGTTTTTGGGGACATAAAACCGAAGCCCGAAAAGGGGCTCGCATGGCGTTAACCGTCACTGGAGCCGGAGGTTTAGCGTTACTTGCAGGCTTGCTGATCTTGGGCAACACGGTTGACAGCTTTAACCTACAAGACATTCTCGACAGTGGCGATTTTATTAAAGCCAGCGCCAATTACCCTATTATTGTGGTACTGATCTTAATCGGTGCCTTTACTAAATCCGCTCAGTTCCCTTTCCATTTTTGGCTACCCAATGCCATGGCAGCCCCAACGCCCGTCAGTGCTTATTTACACTCAGCCACCATGGTAAAAGCGGGTATTTTCCTAATGGCAAGGTTCTACCCAGCCTTAGCAGACACCAATCTGTGGTTCTTGATTGTGAGTTTGACCGGCTTAGCCACTTTTTTGGTCGGTGCTTATATCGCCCTCTTCCAACATGATTTAAAGGGCTTGCTGGCCAACTCGACCATCAGTCACTTAGGTCTCATCACTTTATTATTAGGCATGGGAACCGACTTGGCAGCGGTTGCTGCAATCTTCCACATCATTAACCACGCAACGTTTAAAGCTTCCTTGTTTATGGCGGCAGGTATCATTGATCACGAGTCGGGGTCTCGAGACATGCGCCAACTAAATGGCCTCTGGAAATACATGCCTTATACTGCCACTCTAGCGATGGTGGCATCTGCTTCAATGGCCGGAGTGCCTTTGCTGAATGGCTTCCTGTCAAAAGAGATGTTTTTTACCGAAACCTTACATCAAGGCTCCTTAGGATCTTTATCGTGGTTTATACCAATATTAGCCACACTTGGCGGTGTATTCGCAGTCGCTTACTCAACACGTTTCATTCACGATGTGTTTTTCAATGGTGAGCCCATTAACTTACCTAAAACGCCGCACGAACCACCTCGCTACATGCGTGTTCCCGTCGAAATCCTTGTTGCTCTGTGCTTGCTTGTTGGTATTTTTCCAAGCCTAGTGGTGGGTGAGCTACTTTACGCCGCGGCCAGTGCAGCCTTAAATACTCCAGCACCAGAATACAGCCTCGCCATTTGGCATGGCTTTAACTTCCCGCTGTTGATGAGTGTAGTGGCCTTGCTTGGCGGTCTTTACATGTACTATAACCGTACTCACTTATTTAAATTTCAAGCTCAATTTCCGGCCAATGACCCTAAGCTGATATTTGAAAGTATCGTGCAATACATTACCAATAAGGCCAAAAGCATTATTTCTGTGACTGAAAACGGCTCCTTGCAGCGTTATATTTTCTTCACCTTGGCATTTGCTGTGGTGATGACAGCATCCTCCTTAATGAAACTGAACACCACCGCAGGACAACGCCCTGAAATCCCAGTGGATGCGCTGTCTATTACCTGTGCTGTGTTGCTCACTATTTCCGCCTTGGCGACGGTAATTTGGCACAGAAGACGATTAGTGGCGCTGTTAACCTTATCTGTGGTTGGATTAATTGTCTCATTAGCCTTCGCGCAATTCTCAGCACCTGATTTGGCCTTAACGCAACTTTCCGTAGAAGTGGTCACCGTCATCCTACTGATTCTGGCTCTCTTCTTCCTCCCGCAAAAAACGCCGAAGGAGTCCTCTCCTCGTCGTGTTGTTCGGGATTTAGGGCTGGCCTCATTGATTGGCGGGGTTGTCGGCACCATCAGTTATGCGTTAATGACTCGACCGTTAGACACCATTTCCACCTTCTTTACGGCTAACAGTAAAACGGGGGGCGGTGGTACCAATGTGGTGAACGTCATTTTGGTGGATTTCCGTGGCTTTGATACCTTAGGGGAAATCACCGTACTAGGGATTGCGGCACTGGGGATTTATAAACTGGTGGCTCGCATGAAACTCTTCATGCCATCATCAGATGACAATGGCATGGCTTGGTCAACCGATCGCCATCCAATCCTATTAGCCGTGATTTCGCAAAGTCTCTTGCCGCTAGCCCTACTGGTTTCTGCCTATATATTCTTACGAGGCCACAACCTACCAGGTGGTGGTTTTATTGCAGGTTTGATTACCTCGGTGGCCATTATTCAGCAATACGTGGCTCACGGTGTGGTATGGATCAAGACACGAATCAAGTTGGACTATCAAGTCATGATTGGTTCAGGCATTGGCCTCGCGACCCTAAGCGGTATCGGCAGCTGGGTGTTCGGTCATACGTTCTTATCAACTTGGTTTGATTACTTCTATTTGCCACTGATTGGTAAATTTGAGCTCGCCAGCGCCATGATCTTTGATCTCGGTGTGTACCTCACTGTGGTCGGTGCGACCATGTTGATTCTCGCCAATCTCGGCCAGCTGACCACCAGCGAACGCCCGATTCTAAAGGAGCATGATTAA
- a CDS encoding Yip1 family protein — protein sequence MINHVWGLIHHPDKEWRAINEEHESVSHMFYHHVLWMAAIPVVSAFIGTTQFGWSIGNESIKVSIIDGLGLGLLFYALILVAVAAVGSVIHWMARNHANRPPRKECIVFAGYIATPLFLSGLVAIYPIIWLCLLSCVIGVIYTGYLLYRGTPSFLGISNKQGFILSSTTLGIGVLVLEALLAAVVLIWSLGSEHSIIWKFF from the coding sequence ATGATCAATCATGTTTGGGGTCTTATTCATCACCCGGATAAAGAATGGCGAGCGATTAATGAAGAGCACGAATCGGTTAGCCACATGTTTTACCACCACGTGCTCTGGATGGCGGCCATCCCCGTGGTCAGTGCCTTTATTGGCACCACACAATTTGGCTGGTCCATAGGCAATGAATCCATAAAAGTCTCCATCATAGATGGTTTAGGGCTGGGCTTGCTGTTTTATGCTCTAATCTTAGTCGCCGTCGCGGCCGTTGGCAGCGTGATCCATTGGATGGCACGGAATCATGCAAATCGTCCACCACGTAAAGAATGTATTGTGTTTGCAGGCTACATTGCCACACCTTTATTTTTGAGCGGCCTTGTCGCGATTTATCCTATTATTTGGCTGTGTTTATTATCTTGTGTGATCGGCGTTATCTACACAGGCTATCTACTGTATAGAGGTACACCAAGCTTCTTAGGCATTAGCAATAAACAAGGCTTTATTCTATCGAGTACCACGCTTGGCATTGGTGTGCTGGTATTGGAAGCCTTATTAGCCGCTGTGGTCCTTATTTGGAGTCTAGGCTCTGAGCACAGCATTATTTGGAAGTTCTTTTAG
- a CDS encoding PIG-L deacetylase family protein codes for MKNKTALIISAHAADFVWRAGGAIALHAEKGYEVTVVCLSYGERGESAKLWKQDGMNLDRVKQARQQEAKTAADVLGVHDIQFLDMGDYPLDFTSEARDRLVDTIRLVQPDFMMSHSMWDPYNTDHMNTTRFVLEARMVAQAWGHNPGEKVLGAPQLYLFEPHQTEQMGWKPDTFLDITEVWQKKKAAIECMQGQEHLWQFYTNVAENRGNHFRRNSGGQAGGRNTEYAEGFQSVFPRTVDEL; via the coding sequence ATGAAAAACAAGACAGCTCTGATCATCAGCGCTCACGCCGCGGATTTTGTTTGGCGTGCTGGTGGCGCCATCGCCCTTCATGCTGAGAAAGGTTATGAGGTGACCGTGGTTTGCTTGTCTTATGGTGAACGAGGTGAAAGCGCTAAACTGTGGAAACAAGATGGCATGAATTTGGACAGAGTCAAACAGGCACGCCAACAAGAAGCGAAAACGGCTGCCGATGTACTGGGGGTGCATGACATACAATTCTTAGACATGGGCGATTACCCATTAGACTTTACCTCTGAAGCCCGTGACCGTCTTGTCGATACCATTCGCTTGGTACAACCTGATTTTATGATGAGTCATTCCATGTGGGATCCATACAATACTGATCACATGAACACCACTCGTTTTGTACTGGAAGCCCGTATGGTCGCTCAAGCTTGGGGACATAACCCCGGAGAAAAGGTACTTGGCGCTCCTCAACTGTATTTATTTGAGCCCCACCAAACAGAGCAAATGGGCTGGAAGCCCGATACTTTCTTAGACATCACAGAGGTTTGGCAAAAGAAAAAAGCGGCCATCGAATGCATGCAGGGTCAGGAACATCTATGGCAATTTTATACAAATGTTGCCGAAAACCGTGGCAATCATTTCCGACGTAATTCAGGTGGTCAGGCGGGCGGACGCAACACAGAATATGCCGAAGGGTTTCAGTCTGTTTTCCCACGAACAGTAGATGAGCTATAG
- the zigA gene encoding zinc metallochaperone GTPase ZigA — MNPLPVTVLSGFLGAGKTTVLSHILNNRQGKKVAVIVNDMSEINIDSEIIQNEVSLNHNEEKLVEMSNGCICCTLREDLLEEVARLAEAGKFDYLVIESTGISEPLPVAETFTFADENGVSLSDVATLDTMVTVVDAANFLKDYNDTKYLQDTDESLGEEDDRSVSDLLVDQVEFADVILISKTDLVSSTDVDHLIAVLKNLNTHAQIVPIAHGNVDIDKVLNTNLFDFERAQQAPGWLKEMRGEHIPETEEYGISSFSYQARRPFHPQKFHQFIQNINQFGKLIRSKGYFWLASRPTFAGQWSQAGSIAHYGFAGVFWRAIPKEDWPTDPDYLASIEKLWVEPFGDMRQELVFIGQDLDQNGMMKALDACLLSQDEVLLGKDYWTALQDPFPAWQQA; from the coding sequence ATGAATCCATTACCCGTTACAGTCCTTTCAGGCTTTCTTGGTGCTGGTAAAACCACCGTCCTGAGCCACATTCTTAACAATCGTCAAGGCAAAAAAGTGGCGGTGATCGTTAATGATATGAGTGAAATCAACATCGATTCTGAAATCATACAGAATGAAGTGTCCCTCAATCACAATGAGGAAAAGCTAGTCGAAATGAGCAATGGCTGTATTTGCTGTACCTTGCGCGAAGACCTATTAGAAGAAGTTGCCAGGCTCGCGGAAGCAGGAAAATTTGACTATCTGGTGATTGAGTCAACGGGGATTTCTGAACCCCTGCCAGTGGCAGAAACTTTCACCTTCGCAGACGAAAATGGTGTATCTCTGTCCGATGTCGCCACCCTAGATACCATGGTCACAGTGGTTGATGCGGCCAACTTCCTAAAAGACTATAACGACACAAAATACTTACAGGACACAGACGAATCACTTGGAGAAGAAGACGATCGCAGTGTATCCGATTTATTGGTGGATCAAGTAGAGTTTGCAGACGTCATTCTAATCAGTAAAACGGATCTGGTCAGCTCAACCGACGTTGACCATTTAATTGCCGTTCTAAAAAACCTTAACACTCATGCGCAAATTGTCCCCATTGCCCATGGCAATGTGGACATCGACAAGGTACTTAACACAAACCTATTCGACTTCGAGCGAGCTCAACAAGCACCAGGTTGGCTAAAAGAAATGCGCGGAGAACACATTCCTGAAACAGAAGAATACGGCATTAGCAGCTTTAGTTATCAAGCACGCCGTCCTTTTCACCCACAGAAATTTCATCAATTTATACAAAACATTAATCAATTCGGTAAGTTAATCCGTTCTAAAGGGTATTTCTGGCTTGCATCACGACCAACCTTTGCGGGTCAATGGAGCCAAGCCGGCAGCATCGCTCATTATGGGTTTGCAGGCGTATTTTGGCGCGCCATTCCTAAGGAAGATTGGCCAACGGATCCCGACTACTTGGCATCCATTGAGAAATTATGGGTTGAACCCTTTGGCGACATGCGACAGGAGCTGGTTTTCATTGGGCAAGACTTGGATCAAAACGGCATGATGAAAGCATTAGATGCCTGCCTCTTAAGTCAAGACGAAGTCTTACTCGGCAAAGATTACTGGACAGCATTGCAAGATCCATTCCCTGCTTGGCAACAAGCATAA
- a CDS encoding DedA family protein translates to MLETLQSMLADRTTSVTWLLIGIILLSYLLEDLAIVTAAVLASQGNMPIAWALLGIFIGIATGDLALYGLGRSGRRLRCVRLRLLKMPYFHMAKQRFETRLFLNLFIIRFVPGLRTVGFTLSGFIALPVGLFLSAVITATALWSSLVFSIIYTFGQQTWLVATQYQWLLIPVALFGLLSVNRLIKKTYLKGY, encoded by the coding sequence TTGTTAGAAACGCTTCAATCCATGCTTGCAGATCGGACGACATCGGTTACTTGGCTGTTGATAGGCATCATTTTACTGTCCTATCTATTGGAAGATTTGGCCATCGTGACCGCTGCGGTTTTGGCATCACAAGGCAATATGCCGATAGCGTGGGCGCTATTGGGGATTTTTATTGGCATTGCAACTGGCGATTTAGCCTTATACGGATTGGGGCGGAGTGGCCGGCGTTTGCGTTGTGTGAGGTTGAGATTATTAAAAATGCCGTATTTTCATATGGCCAAACAGCGCTTTGAAACTCGTTTGTTCTTGAACCTTTTTATTATTCGATTTGTACCAGGGTTAAGAACCGTAGGGTTTACCTTGTCCGGTTTTATAGCACTGCCAGTCGGTTTGTTTTTAAGTGCTGTGATCACCGCGACCGCACTTTGGAGCAGTTTGGTCTTTAGCATTATTTATACCTTTGGTCAGCAAACTTGGCTGGTGGCGACGCAATATCAATGGTTACTGATTCCAGTTGCTTTGTTTGGCTTACTTAGTGTGAATCGATTGATTAAAAAGACATATTTAAAAGGTTATTGA
- a CDS encoding D-alanine--D-alanine ligase, producing MIPAHKVNGGMPALEEDSKRTISPYEFLPTWFFYTPVVLQSVLLGMYYRDFRLPLVANPSIKLSGMVGESKHDIMNLAGGLASVWIATYCVRKKNHWPLKQQLSAALDDLKQHDIRFPLVAKPDLGCRGVGVKLLQSEAQLTEYIRSFPIGARFVLQEKAPYKAEAGVFYVRQPGQQKGEIFSITLKYSPSVVGDGRQNLKSLIEGHPRAGKLRHLYLPRHQGMLDWVPESGEEFQLAFAGSHSRGAIFRDGNQYITEALTRKLDLLLKDVKGYYYGRLDIKFDNLHDFMEGEKFTILELNGASSEAAHIWDRNASLRSIFSVLLKQYRLLYSIGAKQKKRGHQPPSLRQLLAAWREEKKLTKEYPSTD from the coding sequence TTGATCCCAGCGCATAAAGTAAATGGTGGTATGCCGGCCTTAGAGGAAGACTCGAAGCGTACAATTTCGCCCTATGAGTTTCTGCCCACTTGGTTTTTCTATACCCCTGTGGTACTGCAAAGTGTGTTGCTGGGAATGTATTATCGCGACTTTCGTCTGCCTTTGGTGGCCAACCCAAGCATCAAACTAAGCGGTATGGTGGGTGAGTCAAAGCATGACATTATGAATCTGGCTGGTGGTCTGGCGTCGGTGTGGATTGCCACTTATTGTGTACGAAAGAAAAACCATTGGCCATTAAAGCAGCAGTTAAGCGCGGCATTGGATGATCTGAAACAGCACGATATCCGGTTTCCATTGGTGGCAAAGCCGGACCTTGGTTGTCGAGGGGTCGGTGTCAAACTTTTACAATCTGAAGCGCAATTGACGGAATACATTCGATCCTTTCCGATCGGAGCACGTTTTGTTTTGCAAGAAAAAGCCCCTTATAAAGCCGAGGCTGGTGTCTTCTATGTGCGTCAGCCAGGACAGCAAAAAGGCGAAATTTTTTCCATTACATTGAAGTATTCTCCTTCTGTCGTGGGGGATGGTCGCCAGAATCTAAAAAGCTTGATTGAAGGTCATCCACGAGCCGGAAAGTTACGTCATTTATACCTGCCGAGGCATCAAGGCATGCTTGATTGGGTACCAGAGTCTGGGGAAGAATTTCAATTGGCGTTTGCTGGCAGTCACAGTCGCGGCGCAATTTTCCGAGATGGTAACCAATACATTACCGAAGCCTTAACGCGTAAGTTGGATTTGTTATTGAAAGATGTAAAGGGCTATTACTACGGTCGCTTAGACATCAAATTCGACAACCTTCATGATTTTATGGAGGGCGAAAAATTCACCATTTTAGAACTCAATGGTGCAAGTAGCGAGGCTGCTCATATCTGGGATAGAAATGCTTCTCTGCGAAGTATTTTCAGCGTCTTGCTGAAGCAATATCGGTTGTTGTACTCGATTGGTGCAAAACAGAAGAAGCGAGGCCATCAGCCCCCTTCTTTACGACAATTATTGGCCGCTTGGCGAGAAGAGAAAAAACTCACTAAAGAATACCCAAGTACGGACTGA
- a CDS encoding DinB family protein, giving the protein MIPLLNSERHQKRFVRGELAVVQGCIDCLEQGKAFLSSLTSEQYLASAEPYVTSSIGEHFRHLLDVYQGVYLGVYSRGSEANQSTHHARVIDYNQRRRGHRVETCRLQALAEIDELLAWLESLTVDDVKASVQVISEVSVCQTQSAQMYSTLERELTFIAQHANHHFAMTKVTMTLLGGHVEADFGFAPATLTYLGRS; this is encoded by the coding sequence ATGATTCCATTACTTAACAGTGAACGCCATCAGAAAAGGTTTGTGAGGGGAGAATTGGCGGTCGTTCAAGGATGCATTGATTGCCTTGAGCAAGGTAAGGCTTTTTTGTCTTCCCTGACCAGTGAACAATATTTAGCCTCGGCGGAACCTTATGTCACGAGCAGTATAGGCGAACATTTTCGGCATCTATTGGATGTGTATCAAGGGGTTTATTTAGGGGTTTATTCGAGAGGCTCTGAGGCAAACCAGTCAACTCATCATGCAAGGGTCATTGATTATAACCAGCGTCGACGTGGACACAGAGTGGAAACCTGTCGCTTACAGGCGTTGGCCGAAATAGATGAGTTATTGGCGTGGCTTGAAAGTTTGACGGTGGACGATGTAAAAGCGTCTGTGCAAGTCATCTCGGAAGTGTCTGTCTGCCAAACGCAATCCGCCCAAATGTACTCTACTTTGGAAAGAGAGCTGACGTTTATTGCTCAGCATGCAAACCATCATTTCGCTATGACCAAGGTGACCATGACTTTACTGGGGGGCCATGTGGAAGCGGATTTTGGTTTTGCCCCAGCGACCCTGACGTACTTAGGGAGGTCTTAG